The following is a genomic window from Nicotiana tabacum cultivar K326 chromosome 3, ASM71507v2, whole genome shotgun sequence.
GTCATCTATTGAGCTCAAAAACGGCAACCTGTGATGAAGTAGAATGGAACATATTTGAAGGGAAGATATACGTACACAAACACAACTATGACAAGCAGGCCAAGTAATTTGTAGCAACTTTTCGCCTAAACAAAGAACCACCATAATTAAGGATAAATGACAGATTAACTACTCTCATCTTGGCTACAAAAAGTACAAAGAGTTTTCCATATGAAATCACCAGTGATTATAGCTGTCTTTGCTAAGTACAGGAAAAGCAGTCAAGTGATTAAAAAAATTCCGACTCCAGAAGAGGATAGCCAAGTAAAATATtagtacaaacaaaaacttcagctttagagctgaagttcgacagttacaaaacaaaaacttcaactctagagctgaagcatACAAACAAAaagccagttacaaacaaaaacttcagctctagagctgaagtttgacagttacaaaacaaaaacttcagctctagagctgaagcttacaaacaaaaagccagttacaaacaaaaacttcagctctagagctgaagtttgacagttacaaaacaaaaacttcagctctagagctgaagcttacaaacaaaaacttcagctctagagctgaaacttacaaacaaaaacttcagctctagagctgaacttcaggcccgactACTAGAATGCTAAAGTTTTGCGTggttgtctttgctacttcagccacGTAtactgaagttatgcgaaaaagcgggtacacttgcaattttttttacaaagcgggcacaagttaaaacgtgatacaaaaagtgggtatagatgcaaatgccctgAGCTTTTGCAGGAGCAAGTTTGGGCCTAAGTGGCATTCAACAGAAAAAATGATTGTGAAATAGGGGTAAAACTGGAAAAACAAAAAGTGTAGGCGGGAAAGAGAGCCGTTGCCCTGCAGACACCAAATTCTGGCGCCAAAATCTAAGTTTCCCTCTGGATTTTAGCTGCCCATTGCCCGAAATTTTACGGGTATCCCAAAATAATTTCACACAATATTCTTATTCTTATTCGCTATATAAACCTTATCATTATACATTTACATAATATTAAGCAAATTAGATTTTTGCAATCTGTTTTCTCTATAAACTTTTCCCTCCATTTTGCCgccttctcttctttttctttcattcaaagTTTTTGCAAAAAAGACCCTTttagttcattcttcttcttccttttagcCAAAGTTTGTAATTTTTTCGGGAAATCGGAGTTTTTTTGTGGTTTTTGTTATTAGAAATGGGATCTTCAAAAAAATACCAAGTAGATGGaagcaaagaagagaaaaaaatgtGGGTAATTGCAGGAATAGCTTTTCGGCCAAAATTGAAATCAATAGCCACAAAAAAGCCCAATAGAGAAGAgtgtgaagatgaagaagagtgTTCAACAACTCCAACGGCAAGAGATTCAAGGATACCGGAAAAACTTCCATGTCCACCGGCTCCGGTGAAACGCCGGCCGGCGTCAGTGTGTAATTATAATGGTGCTAGGGAGTATTTTAATCCACCAGATCTTGAGTCTGTATTTATTATTCGCCACGTGGAGAGAGCAAATTAAATACCAGTACAACGAACCAGAAAGATGCACTTTTGCTCTTTGTTTTGGgtctattttctttttcctgtaaGTTTGTTGTAGTATTTTTTAGTAGGTTAGGTTTTTGAGATTGAAATAAGGGTTATGATGTAAATAATAGGTATGGTGTTAGCAATTTAACTAG
Proteins encoded in this region:
- the LOC107817396 gene encoding cyclin-dependent protein kinase inhibitor SMR6-like, which translates into the protein MGSSKKYQVDGSKEEKKMWVIAGIAFRPKLKSIATKKPNREECEDEEECSTTPTARDSRIPEKLPCPPAPVKRRPASVCNYNGAREYFNPPDLESVFIIRHVERAN